From Rickettsia endosymbiont of Ceutorhynchus obstrictus, a single genomic window includes:
- a CDS encoding S41 family peptidase, with protein sequence MYLRLILLLLFITNFTISFAEEKEEEEVKNTISDQECYKQFQEVFERVNKDYVQVPDKQKMIDEAINGMLNSLDPHSSYFTGEDLEDILTFTEGEFGGIGVEIMYDSGAIKVISPIDDLPAYKAGIKAGDYIVGVNDELVSSLGPNKAVKEMRGAPGTKVKLLVVKEDEAKPQEIEITREIVKIKPVKAHLEKGNIAYIRISTFNKLTISELKDAVKKLKTESKNNIQGIILDLRNNGGGILEQAIAVSEYFIDSGIIVTTKGRTEASNSTVSANRFSPKAPKVPVIILINGGSASASEIVAGALQDHKRALLMGTKSFGKGSVQSLMQISPRAAIKFTIAKYYTPNGRSIQAEGIEPDIIIKPEKIEYAEEKKLDIRFSESSLKNYLKNDKEKDNDKKADSAKNKDSKKETKTKNNKPEEEQLSELYKKDYQFARAYDVIKGLILSNQNNQLNTKVEGK encoded by the coding sequence ATGTATTTACGTTTAATCTTACTATTACTTTTTATCACGAATTTTACTATTTCTTTTGCTGAAGAGAAAGAGGAAGAAGAAGTTAAAAATACCATATCGGATCAAGAATGTTATAAACAGTTTCAAGAAGTATTTGAGCGAGTGAATAAAGATTATGTGCAAGTCCCCGATAAGCAAAAAATGATTGATGAAGCAATTAACGGCATGTTAAATTCGCTCGATCCTCATTCAAGCTATTTTACCGGTGAAGATTTAGAAGATATATTAACTTTTACCGAAGGCGAATTCGGCGGTATCGGTGTTGAAATAATGTATGATAGCGGTGCTATTAAAGTAATATCACCGATTGATGATTTGCCGGCATATAAGGCGGGTATTAAAGCCGGTGATTATATAGTCGGAGTAAATGATGAATTAGTATCTTCTTTAGGTCCCAATAAAGCCGTAAAGGAAATGCGAGGCGCTCCCGGTACTAAGGTTAAATTATTAGTAGTTAAAGAGGACGAAGCTAAGCCGCAAGAAATAGAAATTACTCGTGAGATAGTTAAAATAAAGCCGGTAAAAGCCCATTTAGAAAAAGGTAATATTGCTTATATTCGCATAAGCACTTTTAATAAATTAACGATTTCTGAACTAAAAGATGCTGTAAAAAAATTAAAAACCGAAAGTAAAAATAATATTCAGGGTATCATATTGGATTTACGTAATAATGGAGGCGGTATATTAGAGCAAGCTATTGCCGTTAGTGAGTATTTTATTGATTCCGGAATAATTGTTACGACTAAAGGAAGAACCGAAGCAAGCAATAGCACCGTTAGTGCTAATAGATTTTCACCGAAAGCTCCGAAAGTACCGGTAATAATTTTAATAAACGGCGGTTCTGCTTCTGCATCGGAAATAGTAGCGGGTGCTTTGCAAGATCATAAGAGAGCATTATTAATGGGTACAAAATCTTTCGGTAAAGGATCGGTTCAATCACTAATGCAAATTAGTCCAAGAGCTGCTATAAAATTTACTATTGCTAAATATTACACACCAAACGGTCGCTCCATTCAGGCAGAAGGAATTGAGCCGGACATTATTATTAAGCCGGAAAAAATTGAGTATGCAGAAGAAAAAAAGTTGGACATACGTTTTTCTGAAAGTTCTTTAAAGAATTATTTAAAAAATGATAAAGAAAAAGATAATGATAAAAAGGCTGATTCAGCTAAAAATAAAGATAGCAAAAAAGAAACAAAAACAAAAAATAATAAGCCGGAAGAAGAACAATTATCGGAATTATATAAAAAAGATTATCAATTTGCACGGGCTTATGATGTAATTAAAGGATTAATTCTTAGTAATCAAAATAATCAATTAAATACAAAAGTTGAGGGTAAGTAG
- the parE gene encoding DNA topoisomerase IV subunit B has product MSDLFSFNNEKKTKIINSYSAKDIEVLEGLEPVRKRPGMYIGGTDSNAMHHLVSEVLDNAMDEAVAGFANIIAIKMHADYSLTIWDNGRGIPVDNHPKFPDKSALEVILTTLHSGGKFSGNVYQTAGGLHGVGISVVNALSQHLEIKVYQQGKLFKQSYSKGEKLTELICEDTLKKLKGTAINFSPDPEIFGENTHFNPKKIYELARSKAYLYRGVTIEWECELELNNDIPQKALINFPNGLKDYLTSKITADNLITPNIFAENIEGEQGGQKQDKIKIEWAICWQNNEQQAFIQSYCNTVPTPLGGTHEQGLKSALLRSIKVYGEMVGNKKAANITIEDILETALIVLSIFIAEPSFQGQTKEKLVSNGVSKIVENIIKDHLDHWLSHDKLAATALVEHIINIAEYRINKKNEKNISRKTAIQKLRLPGKLADCTRTSPLGTELFIVEGDSAGGSAKQARNRETQAVLPLWGKVLNVANSTLEKIVNNQSIQDLEIALACGTLKNYRSENLRYEKIIIMTDADVDGAHIAALLMTFFFLRMPKLVEDGHLYLAKPPLYRLTQSNKTHYAGDEDEKVSMIAKLSKASKAKIEIGRFKGLGEMMPAQLKETTMNPEKRSLLKVTLENFKNVDKIVDDLMGKKPEKRFQFIYEQALVKMDKIINNLDI; this is encoded by the coding sequence ATGAGTGATCTTTTCAGTTTTAATAATGAAAAAAAAACTAAAATCATCAATTCTTATAGCGCAAAAGACATTGAAGTATTAGAGGGGCTTGAGCCTGTTCGGAAAAGGCCGGGTATGTATATCGGCGGAACAGATAGCAATGCTATGCATCATCTAGTTTCTGAGGTGTTAGATAACGCCATGGATGAAGCGGTTGCCGGTTTCGCCAATATTATCGCTATAAAAATGCATGCAGATTACAGTCTTACTATCTGGGATAACGGTCGCGGAATACCGGTAGACAACCACCCTAAATTTCCCGATAAATCGGCATTAGAAGTAATTTTAACTACGCTTCATTCAGGCGGAAAATTTTCCGGTAACGTCTATCAAACAGCCGGCGGATTGCACGGCGTCGGTATATCCGTAGTTAATGCCTTATCGCAGCATTTGGAAATTAAAGTTTACCAACAAGGGAAATTATTTAAGCAATCATATTCTAAGGGCGAAAAATTAACGGAGCTGATATGCGAGGATACGCTTAAAAAATTAAAAGGCACTGCTATCAACTTTAGTCCCGACCCAGAAATTTTCGGTGAAAATACTCATTTCAACCCTAAAAAAATCTATGAACTTGCGCGCTCAAAAGCTTATTTATATCGCGGCGTTACTATCGAATGGGAATGCGAGCTTGAATTAAACAACGATATACCACAAAAAGCTTTAATAAATTTCCCAAACGGCTTAAAAGATTATTTAACTTCAAAAATTACTGCCGATAATTTAATTACTCCTAATATTTTTGCGGAAAATATAGAAGGAGAACAAGGAGGTCAAAAGCAAGATAAGATAAAAATCGAGTGGGCGATTTGTTGGCAAAATAATGAGCAGCAGGCATTTATTCAATCATATTGTAATACTGTACCGACGCCCCTTGGCGGAACTCATGAGCAAGGACTTAAAAGTGCTTTATTGCGTAGTATTAAAGTATACGGCGAAATGGTCGGCAACAAAAAAGCTGCTAACATAACGATCGAAGATATCTTAGAAACCGCTTTAATAGTGCTGTCAATTTTCATAGCTGAGCCGTCATTTCAAGGTCAAACTAAAGAAAAATTAGTATCAAACGGCGTTAGTAAAATCGTCGAGAATATTATAAAAGATCATTTAGATCATTGGCTAAGTCACGATAAGCTAGCTGCAACTGCCTTAGTTGAACATATTATTAATATAGCTGAATATCGCATAAATAAGAAAAATGAGAAAAATATCTCTCGTAAAACCGCTATTCAAAAATTACGTTTGCCCGGTAAGCTGGCAGATTGCACTCGAACTTCACCGCTCGGTACGGAATTATTTATAGTAGAAGGGGATTCAGCCGGCGGCTCTGCCAAACAAGCACGTAACAGAGAAACTCAAGCCGTACTTCCTTTATGGGGAAAGGTATTAAATGTTGCAAACTCTACTTTAGAGAAAATTGTTAATAATCAATCAATTCAAGATTTAGAAATAGCTCTTGCCTGCGGCACTTTAAAAAATTATCGCAGCGAAAATTTACGTTATGAAAAAATAATTATCATGACCGATGCAGATGTTGACGGCGCTCATATAGCGGCGCTTTTAATGACGTTTTTTTTCCTGAGAATGCCTAAATTAGTAGAGGACGGTCATCTATATTTAGCAAAGCCGCCGCTTTATCGCTTAACTCAATCTAACAAAACTCATTATGCCGGCGATGAAGATGAAAAAGTTAGTATGATAGCTAAATTATCAAAAGCTAGCAAAGCTAAAATTGAAATCGGTAGGTTTAAAGGACTAGGTGAAATGATGCCTGCTCAGTTAAAAGAAACTACTATGAATCCCGAAAAAAGATCACTTTTAAAAGTTACTCTAGAAAATTTTAAGAATGTTGATAAAATAGTAGATGATTTAATGGGCAAAAAACCGGAAAAACGCTTTCAGTTTATTTATGAGCAAGCCTTAGTTAAAATGGATAAAATAATAAATAACTTGGATATTTAG
- a CDS encoding DUF2497 domain-containing protein, producing MSKEDKKHHDMSVEEILKSIKGVINERKHLNHTTSNDEDILELTEVMSDKEEGLEDSDDEDSNAEEPLISPKFASETSDILKNFAHTIKDKQLDTSAPTKNALEELIIEMLKPELRQWLNENLPSLVKQLVECEIKKLIPSNKK from the coding sequence GTGAGTAAGGAAGATAAAAAACATCATGATATGTCGGTAGAAGAAATACTGAAATCAATAAAAGGAGTAATTAACGAACGTAAGCACCTTAACCATACTACTAGTAATGATGAAGATATACTTGAGCTAACTGAAGTAATGAGTGATAAGGAAGAGGGATTAGAGGACTCGGATGATGAAGATTCTAATGCAGAAGAGCCTTTAATATCACCAAAATTTGCTTCCGAAACTAGCGATATTTTAAAAAATTTTGCTCATACTATAAAAGATAAGCAGTTAGATACTTCCGCTCCTACAAAAAACGCACTTGAAGAGTTAATAATCGAAATGTTAAAACCGGAGCTACGCCAATGGTTGAACGAAAACTTACCGTCACTTGTTAAACAATTAGTAGAATGCGAAATAAAAAAACTGATACCGAGCAATAAAAAATAA
- a CDS encoding TolC family protein produces the protein MRKLAVLIIILSLGSPVFAINLEEALTRGYENNDELKAIRNKFLDEVEQFPQAFSGFMPSASLEVAKVNTKNKFNSQYANTLGRTPKEVDSQQGALKIKQSIFSGGSSVAALKSAQSAFRAARGNYYTQEQKILLSLINAYLDYYETKEKYEISESRLRTNIQQIRTVEEKLRLGEATEIDMATARAGLAAAETDKLIAYANFQSKKAAFIKSFGIEPDNITMPALPENLPTSLDELTQKAIKLNPNIDAARHSVHATKANEMVEKGKLLPQVEFNVQSGKTYYNPEDIVQRDINNRTITSTLSVTIPIYPNGGAQYSNIRKAKNQTRSNAIQLDNTIKQIQAIAISSWEEFAAAKSRIISTNHGVEAAQISYNGTVQEEIVGSKTILDVLSAEDKLYEAKTSRVDAYKASIIAAYQMKSLTGELTAKSLKLKVRYFSPEDEFKNIKKKLIIGF, from the coding sequence ATGCGTAAATTAGCTGTACTCATTATTATCCTATCGCTTGGCTCACCGGTTTTTGCTATTAATCTAGAAGAAGCTCTAACTAGAGGATACGAAAATAACGATGAGTTAAAAGCTATTAGAAATAAATTTTTAGATGAAGTCGAGCAATTTCCGCAAGCTTTTTCCGGTTTTATGCCTAGTGCTTCGTTAGAAGTTGCAAAAGTAAATACTAAAAATAAATTTAATAGTCAATATGCTAATACATTAGGTCGTACTCCGAAAGAAGTAGATAGTCAACAAGGAGCATTAAAAATAAAACAATCTATTTTTAGCGGCGGCTCTAGTGTAGCGGCACTTAAATCGGCACAATCTGCTTTTAGAGCTGCGCGTGGTAATTATTATACTCAGGAGCAAAAAATTCTTCTGAGTTTAATAAATGCTTATCTTGATTATTATGAGACTAAAGAAAAATATGAAATTTCCGAGAGCCGCTTGCGAACTAACATACAACAGATAAGAACGGTCGAAGAAAAATTAAGGCTTGGAGAAGCAACAGAGATAGATATGGCTACGGCAAGAGCCGGTCTTGCGGCAGCAGAGACGGATAAACTTATTGCTTATGCTAATTTTCAATCAAAAAAAGCTGCATTTATTAAATCATTCGGTATAGAGCCGGACAATATAACAATGCCGGCTTTACCGGAAAATTTACCGACTTCATTAGATGAATTAACGCAGAAAGCAATTAAACTAAATCCTAATATAGATGCCGCAAGGCACAGCGTACATGCTACCAAAGCAAATGAAATGGTAGAAAAAGGTAAATTACTGCCGCAGGTAGAGTTTAACGTGCAAAGCGGCAAAACTTATTATAATCCGGAAGATATTGTACAGCGTGATATTAATAATAGAACTATTACCTCTACGCTTTCAGTAACCATACCTATCTATCCGAACGGCGGCGCGCAATATTCAAATATTAGAAAAGCCAAAAATCAAACTAGAAGTAATGCGATTCAACTTGATAATACGATAAAACAAATTCAAGCAATCGCTATCAGCAGCTGGGAAGAATTTGCAGCGGCAAAATCCCGTATTATTTCTACTAATCATGGAGTTGAGGCAGCGCAGATATCATATAACGGGACGGTACAAGAAGAGATTGTCGGCTCTAAAACAATATTAGATGTTCTAAGTGCCGAAGACAAGTTATATGAGGCTAAAACATCGCGGGTTGATGCATATAAAGCCTCGATAATAGCCGCATATCAAATGAAGTCTTTAACAGGCGAATTAACTGCAAAAAGTTTAAAGCTTAAAGTGCGATATTTTAGCCCTGAAGATGAATTTAAAAATATTAAAAAGAAACTTATTATAGGTTTTTAG
- a CDS encoding DUF2660 domain-containing protein: MLNTNILIAITGLLLVVIFLIYKKFSANRKNTNLTENTLNAVTVPGVLGINNRKQEDKKLTLQERIELSWKFLYDITDIIINKFSKEDVQQVNKYGHVLLENGGRYEHIVDLAIKQVKSQTQTVEQGQSKGSKLGV; this comes from the coding sequence ATGCTAAATACTAATATTTTAATAGCTATAACGGGCTTGTTATTAGTGGTAATATTTCTAATTTACAAAAAATTTTCTGCTAATCGGAAAAATACCAATCTGACGGAAAATACTTTAAATGCTGTAACGGTTCCCGGAGTTCTCGGAATTAATAATAGAAAACAGGAAGATAAGAAACTTACGCTTCAAGAACGGATAGAATTATCCTGGAAGTTTTTATATGATATTACGGATATAATTATTAACAAATTTTCTAAAGAAGATGTCCAGCAGGTAAATAAATATGGTCATGTGTTACTGGAAAATGGCGGGAGATATGAGCATATAGTCGACCTTGCTATAAAACAAGTAAAATCTCAAACTCAAACTGTTGAACAAGGTCAGTCAAAAGGATCAAAATTAGGGGTGTAG
- the sdhA gene encoding succinate dehydrogenase flavoprotein subunit gives MTKSYNIIHHKFDAVVVGAGGAGLRAAFGMAKEGLNTACVTKVFPTRSHTVAAQGGISAALGNMGADDWRWHMYDTIKGSDWLGDQDAIEYMCKNAADAILELEHYGVPFSRTSEGKIYQRPFGGMTTEYGKGKAAQRTCAAADRTGHAILHTLYQQSLKHKVQFFVEYFALDLLMENGECKGLVAWNLDDGSMHCFHAHTVVLATGGYGRAYFSATSAHTCTGDGGGMAIRSGLPLQDMEFVQFHPTGIYSAGCLITEGARGEGGYLVNANGERFMERYAPSAKDLASRDVVSRAMTIEIREGRGVGEHKDHVFLHLNHLSPEILHSRLPGISETAKIFAGVNVNTDPIPVLPTVHYNMGGVPTNYHGQVIIKDGENKDQGRHNKIVNGLMAIGEAACVSVHGANRLGSNSLLDLVVFGRSAALKAAEIIKPGTPHKPLTDGILEKIINRFDKIRHSNGATPVAALRLKMQRTMQSHASVFRTQEVLDEGAQMIDQARAQYADITVNDKSLIWNSDLVEALELDNLLDQAAITVHSAANRKESRGAHAREDYPDRNDADWMKHTLAWIDEHGKIVIDYKPVTLTSLTDEVKPVPPAKRVY, from the coding sequence ATGACAAAATCGTATAATATAATTCATCATAAATTTGACGCGGTAGTGGTCGGTGCCGGCGGAGCCGGTCTTAGGGCGGCTTTCGGCATGGCAAAGGAAGGCTTAAATACCGCGTGCGTTACTAAAGTATTTCCGACTCGCAGCCACACGGTAGCCGCGCAAGGCGGAATTAGTGCCGCCCTTGGGAATATGGGTGCAGATGATTGGCGTTGGCATATGTATGATACGATTAAAGGCTCTGATTGGCTCGGTGATCAGGATGCTATCGAATATATGTGCAAAAATGCCGCCGATGCGATTTTAGAACTTGAGCATTACGGCGTGCCGTTTTCAAGAACTAGCGAGGGTAAAATTTATCAGCGTCCTTTCGGTGGAATGACCACGGAATACGGCAAAGGCAAAGCGGCACAAAGAACTTGCGCTGCTGCGGATCGTACCGGTCATGCTATACTTCATACTTTATATCAGCAATCTCTAAAACATAAAGTACAGTTTTTTGTTGAGTATTTTGCTCTTGATTTGCTAATGGAAAACGGTGAATGCAAGGGTTTAGTTGCATGGAATCTTGACGACGGCAGCATGCATTGTTTCCATGCTCATACGGTAGTGCTAGCTACCGGCGGCTATGGGCGCGCCTATTTTTCAGCGACTTCCGCCCATACTTGTACCGGCGACGGCGGCGGTATGGCAATCAGAAGCGGCTTGCCGCTCCAGGATATGGAATTTGTGCAATTCCACCCAACCGGTATTTACTCCGCCGGTTGTTTAATTACCGAAGGTGCTAGAGGTGAAGGCGGGTATTTAGTAAATGCCAACGGTGAGAGGTTTATGGAGCGATATGCACCGTCCGCGAAAGACCTTGCTTCAAGGGACGTAGTATCAAGAGCTATGACTATAGAGATTCGCGAAGGTCGAGGAGTCGGCGAACATAAAGATCACGTATTTTTACATTTAAATCATCTATCTCCTGAAATTTTGCATAGCCGTTTGCCCGGCATTTCGGAAACCGCTAAAATTTTTGCCGGCGTTAACGTCAATACCGATCCGATACCGGTTTTACCGACAGTGCATTATAATATGGGCGGCGTGCCGACTAACTATCACGGTCAAGTAATAATTAAAGACGGGGAAAATAAAGACCAAGGAAGGCATAATAAAATTGTTAACGGCTTGATGGCTATTGGCGAAGCAGCTTGTGTATCGGTACACGGAGCAAATCGCTTGGGGTCAAATTCTTTGCTTGATTTAGTAGTGTTCGGGAGAAGCGCAGCTTTAAAAGCGGCGGAGATTATTAAGCCGGGTACGCCGCATAAACCGCTTACAGATGGAATATTAGAAAAAATAATAAATAGATTTGATAAAATTCGGCATAGCAACGGCGCTACTCCGGTTGCCGCATTAAGGCTTAAAATGCAAAGAACTATGCAAAGCCATGCGTCGGTATTCAGAACTCAAGAGGTTCTGGATGAGGGAGCGCAAATGATTGATCAAGCAAGGGCGCAATACGCTGATATTACAGTTAATGATAAATCTTTAATTTGGAATAGTGATTTAGTAGAGGCTCTAGAGTTAGATAATCTACTTGATCAAGCAGCAATTACCGTACATTCTGCCGCCAATAGAAAAGAAAGCCGAGGCGCACATGCAAGGGAAGATTATCCCGATCGTAACGACGCCGATTGGATGAAACATACGCTTGCGTGGATTGATGAACACGGGAAGATAGTGATTGACTATAAACCGGTAACCCTTACTAGTTTAACTGATGAAGTAAAGCCTGTTCCCCCGGCAAAAAGAGTATATTAG
- a CDS encoding palindromic element RPE4 domain-containing protein, with the protein MLSDVIPMKMGPLLRGTYFCKAFGVMPWLDHGIQSFLLRFFLDTVVKPRYDILTYNNLYNPRNNTELE; encoded by the coding sequence ATGCTCTCGGATGTCATTCCCATGAAAATGGGACCGTTGTTGCGTGGAACGTATTTTTGCAAAGCGTTCGGTGTCATGCCGTGGCTTGACCACGGCATCCAGTCTTTCTTATTAAGGTTTTTTCTGGATACCGTGGTCAAGCCACGGTATGACATCCTGACTTATAATAACCTTTATAATCCACGCAACAATACTGAGTTAGAATGA
- the sdhD gene encoding succinate dehydrogenase, hydrophobic membrane anchor protein, with translation MSYNLKTDIAKAKGLGSAKTGSHHWLMQRITGVMLALCSLWLIYFILINKNNDLNIIIEELKKPFNLVPLLIIVVASFYHAMLGMRVVIEDYISCVKLRSVLIILLQLFSILTIVAFIVALFYGNQ, from the coding sequence ATGTCGTATAATTTAAAAACAGATATTGCAAAAGCTAAGGGTCTCGGCTCTGCAAAAACCGGCTCACATCATTGGTTAATGCAGAGAATTACCGGTGTGATGTTAGCTTTATGCTCTCTGTGGCTAATATATTTTATATTAATCAATAAAAATAATGATTTAAATATTATTATTGAAGAACTAAAAAAACCTTTTAATTTAGTACCGTTACTAATTATAGTGGTTGCTTCTTTCTATCATGCAATGCTAGGCATGCGAGTAGTCATTGAAGATTATATAAGCTGCGTTAAATTGCGCAGCGTTTTAATCATATTATTACAGCTATTTAGCATTTTAACGATTGTAGCTTTCATTGTCGCATTGTTTTATGGTAATCAATAA
- the sdhC gene encoding succinate dehydrogenase, cytochrome b556 subunit, whose protein sequence is MTKTKQEIYDNRPTSPHLTIYKPQISSVLSIMHRMTGIGLFFALAILVWWLILSKFDNSYLQLANSCIIKICLILVSFTWFYHLCNGIRHLFWDSGYCFSIKAINITGWCVVIASVVMTILLWV, encoded by the coding sequence ATGACAAAAACAAAGCAAGAAATTTATGATAATAGACCTACTTCACCACATTTGACTATATACAAACCGCAAATAAGTTCGGTTTTATCAATTATGCATCGTATGACGGGAATAGGCTTATTTTTTGCCTTAGCAATATTGGTATGGTGGTTAATTCTTAGTAAATTCGATAATAGTTATTTACAGCTTGCTAATAGCTGTATTATTAAAATTTGTTTAATACTAGTCAGTTTCACATGGTTTTATCATTTATGTAACGGTATTCGTCATTTATTTTGGGATAGCGGTTATTGTTTTTCGATTAAAGCAATTAATATCACCGGCTGGTGCGTTGTTATAGCTTCAGTAGTAATGACAATATTATTGTGGGTATAA
- a CDS encoding rhodanese-like domain-containing protein — protein sequence MIAILSFYSFVNIEEPEFLIPKLLLIGKRKYVKGTILVSHEGFNGSISGSPANVQIVLEEIIKLTKAKDVNTKINYSDIHPFQKLKVKVKKEIVAMAVGRLNIDELKGEYIDPKNWDDFITKENVVVIDTRNDYEIEVGKFKSAINPHTETFKQFPAWVEKNKDILAGKRIAMYCTGGIRCEKSTSLLKNLGFTDVYHLKGGILQYLEDTQNKNNLWQGECFVFDDRRAVASDLTPAEGHWLQRE from the coding sequence ATGATAGCAATTTTAAGTTTTTATAGTTTTGTTAATATAGAAGAGCCGGAGTTTTTAATACCCAAGCTTTTACTTATAGGTAAAAGAAAATATGTAAAAGGCACTATTCTTGTATCACACGAAGGCTTTAACGGCTCAATTTCCGGCTCGCCTGCCAATGTTCAAATCGTGCTTGAAGAAATTATAAAATTGACCAAGGCTAAAGACGTTAATACTAAAATAAATTATAGCGATATTCATCCTTTTCAAAAGCTCAAAGTAAAAGTTAAGAAAGAAATTGTGGCTATGGCAGTTGGCAGGCTAAATATAGACGAATTAAAAGGCGAATATATCGATCCTAAAAATTGGGATGATTTTATTACTAAGGAAAATGTTGTAGTAATTGACACGCGCAACGATTACGAAATAGAAGTCGGAAAGTTTAAATCCGCTATTAACCCGCATACGGAAACATTTAAGCAATTTCCGGCATGGGTGGAAAAAAATAAAGATATTCTAGCCGGAAAAAGAATTGCTATGTATTGCACCGGCGGCATTAGATGTGAAAAATCCACTAGCCTATTAAAAAATTTAGGCTTTACCGATGTATATCATTTAAAAGGCGGAATATTACAATATTTGGAAGATACTCAAAATAAAAATAATTTATGGCAAGGAGAGTGTTTTGTTTTCGATGATAGAAGAGCGGTAGCAAGCGACTTAACCCCTGCGGAAGGGCATTGGTTACAGAGAGAATAG